Proteins co-encoded in one Christiangramia fulva genomic window:
- a CDS encoding glycosyltransferase family 2 protein produces MKTAVVILNWNGRALLEKFLPSVVQHSEEARIYVADNASSDDSVEFLKEFFPQVEIIEIKENLGYAGGYNEALKKVSEELVILLNSDVEVTPNWLPPIISAFEKQAEVAAVQPKILDYKRKEFFEYAGAAGGFIDKFAYPFCRGRIFQHLEKDTGQYNDETFIFWASGACLAVRKSIFFEVGALDEDFFAHQEEIDLCWRLKNFGYKVKYVSASKIYHVGGGTLEMMNPRKTFYNFRNSLYLILKNVEGSEVYYILLGRMVLDGIAGIKFIIEGKFQHFIQILKAHGSFYQNFFRMKKKRRKGSNTGKYYEVPSVVYAHYIERKNEFRELKK; encoded by the coding sequence ATGAAAACAGCCGTAGTGATATTGAACTGGAACGGCAGAGCTTTGCTGGAGAAATTTTTGCCTTCAGTAGTTCAACATTCAGAAGAAGCACGCATTTATGTAGCCGATAATGCATCTTCTGATGATTCAGTAGAATTTCTAAAAGAATTTTTTCCACAGGTTGAAATTATTGAAATCAAAGAAAACCTTGGATATGCCGGCGGTTATAACGAAGCGCTTAAAAAAGTATCGGAAGAACTGGTAATTTTACTCAATAGCGATGTGGAAGTTACTCCCAATTGGCTGCCTCCCATAATTTCTGCTTTTGAAAAGCAAGCTGAAGTTGCCGCGGTCCAACCTAAAATCCTTGATTATAAACGGAAAGAATTTTTCGAGTATGCCGGCGCGGCCGGAGGCTTTATCGATAAATTCGCATATCCTTTTTGTCGCGGGAGAATTTTTCAGCATCTGGAAAAAGATACTGGCCAGTACAACGATGAGACTTTTATTTTTTGGGCCAGTGGTGCCTGTCTTGCCGTAAGGAAATCGATTTTTTTTGAAGTAGGAGCCCTGGATGAAGATTTCTTTGCCCACCAGGAAGAGATCGATCTTTGCTGGAGATTAAAAAACTTTGGCTATAAAGTGAAATATGTGAGCGCATCAAAGATTTATCATGTAGGAGGTGGCACGCTGGAAATGATGAACCCCAGGAAAACATTTTATAATTTCAGAAACAGTTTATACCTCATTCTGAAAAATGTGGAGGGCTCTGAAGTTTACTATATTTTACTCGGTAGAATGGTTTTAGACGGAATTGCAGGTATAAAATTCATCATTGAAGGAAAATTCCAGCATTTCATCCAAATCCTGAAAGCTCACGGCAGTTTTTATCAAAATTTCTTCCGAATGAAAAAAAAGCGCCGCAAAGGCAGCAATACCGGGAAATATTATGAAGTTCCTTCCGTTGTATATGCACATTATATCGAAAGAAAAAATGAATTTAGGGAGCTTAAAAAATAA
- a CDS encoding L-threonylcarbamoyladenylate synthase has protein sequence MAELIKLYNENPNQKQIQHIVETLRDGGLIIYPTDTVYGLGCDITNVSALERIAQIKNVKLEKANFSFVCEDLSNLSDYVKQIDTATFKILKRCLPGPYTFILPGGNNLPNVFKKKKTVGIRVPDNNICKAIVTALGNPIVSTSIRDEDEVLEYTTDPELIREKWDKLVEIVIDGGYGDNIPSTVIDLTTPEPEVIREGKGTVEIM, from the coding sequence ATGGCCGAATTAATAAAGCTTTACAACGAAAATCCGAATCAGAAACAAATCCAGCACATTGTAGAAACTCTTCGGGACGGAGGGCTGATCATTTATCCTACCGATACTGTTTACGGTCTGGGCTGTGATATCACCAATGTTTCAGCTCTTGAAAGGATCGCCCAAATAAAAAATGTAAAACTTGAAAAAGCGAACTTTTCGTTTGTATGTGAAGACCTGAGCAATCTTTCCGACTATGTAAAACAAATAGATACGGCGACCTTTAAAATTTTGAAACGCTGTCTTCCGGGGCCTTATACTTTCATTTTACCCGGCGGGAATAATCTTCCCAATGTGTTTAAAAAGAAAAAAACGGTGGGGATAAGGGTTCCAGATAACAATATTTGTAAAGCCATCGTCACTGCATTGGGAAACCCCATTGTTTCCACTTCAATCAGGGATGAAGATGAGGTTTTGGAATATACTACAGATCCAGAGCTCATCAGGGAAAAGTGGGATAAACTGGTGGAGATAGTGATAGACGGTGGTTATGGAGACAATATACCGTCTACCGTAATAGATCTCACCACCCCTGAACCCGAGGTGATCAGAGAAGGAAAAGGAACTGTGGAGATCATGTAA
- a CDS encoding DUF2945 domain-containing protein yields MIRKGSKVSWKWGSGTASGEVIKTYKQKVTKTIKGSKITRNGEEGNKALYIKQHDGDKVLKLESEIEKQE; encoded by the coding sequence ATGATAAGGAAAGGTAGTAAAGTCAGCTGGAAATGGGGTAGTGGAACCGCTAGTGGCGAGGTCATCAAAACCTATAAGCAAAAAGTTACAAAAACAATAAAAGGCAGTAAAATTACCAGGAATGGAGAGGAAGGAAATAAAGCCCTTTATATAAAGCAGCATGATGGCGATAAAGTGCTGAAACTGGAAAGCGAAATAGAAAAGCAGGAATAA
- a CDS encoding type I restriction enzyme HsdR N-terminal domain-containing protein: MQKLNFPPYSFRFKNNQNKIAVFDEQRKKFVILTPEEWVRQHCVKFLKNNLNYPASLINVEKKIEIAGLVKRYDIVVFEPQGTIDIIVECKAPGIKIRQETFDQIARYNLELKANFLMLTNGLDHYFCKMDYEKQTYLFLQNLPEYASS, translated from the coding sequence ATGCAAAAATTGAATTTCCCGCCTTATTCATTTCGGTTCAAAAATAATCAAAATAAAATAGCCGTTTTTGATGAACAACGGAAAAAATTTGTGATTCTTACCCCTGAAGAATGGGTACGGCAACATTGCGTAAAATTTTTGAAGAATAACCTGAATTATCCCGCCTCTCTTATCAATGTGGAAAAAAAAATTGAGATCGCCGGGCTCGTTAAACGCTATGATATTGTGGTTTTTGAACCCCAGGGAACTATAGATATCATTGTAGAATGTAAAGCTCCCGGAATTAAGATCAGGCAGGAAACTTTTGACCAGATTGCCCGCTATAACCTTGAGCTTAAAGCTAATTTTCTTATGTTAACTAATGGCCTGGATCATTATTTTTGCAAGATGGACTATGAGAAACAGACCTATTTATTCCTTCAAAACCTTCCCGAATACGCCTCCTCATGA
- a CDS encoding OmpA/MotB family protein translates to MKKLMILSATVAILLSSCVSQKKYNELEAKQKETQDQLNTATVKLNHCLDEKERLNDQIKTLNNTNAALLNNVGNLATLSKKEAENMERSLESIKEKDLAIKTMRDAINKKDSVTLALVTSLKGALGNMNDEDIEINVEKGVVYVSISDKLLFDSGRYNLTPRAKEVLGKVATVIKNKPNIDFMVEGHTDNKPIHTAMFEDNWDLSVKRATSVVRTLQEEFGIEPARMTAAGRSYYVPVATNETAEGRAKNRRTRIVILPKLDQFYGMIEEGMEKANEADNMKN, encoded by the coding sequence ATGAAAAAACTCATGATTTTGTCAGCTACGGTAGCTATTTTGCTATCTTCGTGTGTTTCCCAGAAGAAATACAACGAACTCGAAGCCAAACAAAAAGAAACTCAGGACCAGCTAAATACTGCAACAGTCAAATTGAATCACTGTCTTGACGAAAAAGAAAGATTGAACGATCAGATCAAAACGCTTAACAACACTAATGCAGCGCTGCTAAATAACGTAGGTAACCTTGCGACGCTTTCTAAGAAAGAAGCTGAAAACATGGAGCGTTCCCTTGAGAGCATTAAAGAGAAAGATCTTGCAATCAAAACGATGCGTGATGCCATCAACAAGAAAGATTCAGTGACTCTTGCTCTGGTAACCAGCCTTAAAGGAGCTCTTGGAAACATGAACGATGAGGATATCGAGATCAATGTTGAAAAAGGTGTTGTTTATGTGTCTATTTCAGACAAACTTCTTTTCGACAGCGGACGCTACAACCTTACTCCACGTGCTAAAGAAGTTCTTGGAAAAGTTGCTACCGTTATCAAGAACAAACCAAATATCGACTTTATGGTTGAAGGTCATACTGACAATAAACCAATCCACACTGCGATGTTCGAAGACAACTGGGATCTTAGTGTAAAACGTGCAACTTCAGTAGTAAGAACACTTCAGGAAGAATTTGGTATCGAGCCAGCTCGTATGACTGCCGCAGGTAGAAGTTATTACGTTCCTGTTGCTACTAACGAAACAGCTGAAGGTCGTGCTAAAAACCGAAGAACAAGAATCGTTATCCTTCCTAAACTTGATCAATTCTATGGAATGATCGAAGAAGGAATGGAAAAAGCCAATGAAGCTGATAATATGAAAAATTAA